A portion of the Streptomyces platensis genome contains these proteins:
- a CDS encoding endonuclease encodes MSPRGGQRALARTLLERHGETFAAESGIRLANTPQPLYQTLVLAGLLSARIRASVAVAAARALFGAGLRTPRRMADATWQQRVDALGEGGYRRYDERTATQLGDGATLLLDRYGGDLRRMRDAADGDLGALRSALREVPGLGPAGCDIFLREVQGVWPELAPYLDAKAVQGAERLGLPGDSGKLARLVGADETAAFASGLVRAALDRSVAEEVREAAGA; translated from the coding sequence ATGAGCCCCCGCGGCGGGCAGCGGGCGCTGGCCCGCACCCTGCTGGAGCGGCACGGCGAAACGTTCGCCGCGGAGAGCGGCATCCGGCTCGCGAACACCCCGCAGCCGCTGTACCAGACGCTGGTGCTGGCCGGGCTGCTCAGTGCGCGGATCCGCGCCTCGGTGGCGGTGGCGGCCGCCCGGGCGCTGTTCGGCGCGGGACTGCGCACTCCCCGGCGGATGGCGGACGCGACCTGGCAGCAAAGGGTCGACGCCCTGGGCGAGGGCGGCTACCGGCGCTACGACGAGCGCACCGCCACCCAGCTCGGGGACGGTGCCACGCTGCTGCTGGACCGGTACGGCGGCGATCTGCGGCGGATGCGGGACGCGGCCGACGGCGACCTCGGGGCGCTGCGCAGTGCCCTGCGGGAGGTGCCCGGCCTGGGGCCCGCGGGCTGCGACATCTTTCTGCGCGAGGTCCAGGGCGTCTGGCCCGAACTCGCCCCGTATCTCGACGCCAAGGCGGTCCAGGGGGCGGAGCGGCTGGGCCTGCCGGGCGACAGCGGGAAGCTGGCCCGGCTGGTCGGTGCGGACGAGACCGCGGCGTTCGCCTCGGGGCTGGTGCGCGCGGCGCTGGACCGGTCCGTCGCCGAGGAGGTACGGGAGGCCGCGGGAGCCTGA
- a CDS encoding cation diffusion facilitator family transporter, whose protein sequence is MSRHADAAPHSTGRPDRQDGKDAEDARTAVTVFVALGANLVIAVAKLAGGLFAGSPALLSEAAHSVADSLNELFLLASLKRSTRAPDSRHPFGYGKERYFWSLLAAVGIFVMGGCFSFFQGIEALRSHHSETFAGYVAGLVVLAVALFAEGSSLVRALLQVRGQARQAGLSMRKAVRTADDPALRTVLAEDSTACFGVLVAMAGVGLHMITGEVQWEAWASMLIGALLVFVAYQLAKESRGQIIGEAAHPALRRALRTFLEEQPEIDTVTTLLTMRLGTRSTLIAARVDLVAGLDSEEVEEVLVRVKSAVREQWPIADQVFLDVTEATPRDRARARRERRQLDEAVTAGGDGREATPQEDQG, encoded by the coding sequence TTGTCCCGGCACGCAGACGCTGCACCGCACTCCACCGGCCGGCCGGACCGGCAGGACGGGAAGGACGCGGAGGACGCCAGGACGGCGGTCACGGTTTTCGTGGCGCTCGGCGCCAATCTGGTGATCGCCGTGGCCAAGCTGGCCGGCGGGCTGTTCGCGGGCTCGCCCGCGCTGTTGTCCGAGGCGGCGCATTCGGTCGCCGACAGCCTCAACGAGCTGTTCCTGCTCGCCTCGCTCAAGCGCAGCACCCGCGCGCCCGACAGCCGGCACCCTTTCGGCTACGGCAAGGAGCGGTACTTCTGGTCCCTGCTCGCCGCGGTCGGCATTTTCGTCATGGGCGGCTGTTTCTCCTTCTTCCAGGGCATCGAGGCGCTGCGCTCGCACCACTCGGAGACCTTCGCGGGCTATGTCGCGGGCCTCGTCGTGCTGGCCGTCGCGCTGTTCGCCGAGGGATCCTCGCTGGTCCGCGCCCTGCTCCAGGTCCGTGGCCAGGCACGGCAAGCAGGGCTCAGCATGCGGAAGGCCGTCCGGACGGCCGACGACCCGGCGCTGCGGACGGTGCTGGCCGAGGATTCCACCGCGTGTTTCGGTGTGCTGGTCGCCATGGCCGGCGTGGGACTTCACATGATCACCGGCGAGGTGCAGTGGGAGGCCTGGGCCTCCATGCTCATCGGCGCGCTGCTGGTGTTCGTCGCCTATCAGCTCGCCAAGGAGTCCCGTGGCCAGATCATCGGCGAGGCGGCCCACCCGGCGCTGCGCCGGGCCCTTAGGACGTTCCTGGAGGAGCAGCCGGAGATCGACACGGTGACCACCCTGCTGACCATGCGGCTGGGCACCCGCTCCACGCTGATCGCGGCCCGGGTCGATCTCGTCGCCGGGCTGGACAGCGAGGAGGTCGAAGAGGTCCTGGTGCGGGTGAAGTCGGCCGTCCGTGAGCAGTGGCCGATCGCCGACCAGGTCTTCCTGGACGTCACGGAGGCGACGCCCAGGGACCGGGCGCGGGCGCGGCGGGAGCGGCGGCAGCTCGACGAAGCGGTGACCGCGGGCGGCGACGGGCGCGAGGCGACGCCGCAGGAGGATCAGGGGTGA